A DNA window from Thermosipho japonicus contains the following coding sequences:
- a CDS encoding precorrin-2 dehydrogenase/sirohydrochlorin ferrochelatase family protein: MDYLPVILNITGKKCLIVGGGKVAARKIKYFLGRVEITVISKDFCREIKEMEGVKLVRKAYESSDLDGFDIVIAATNDEKTNRQIFLDARDKNVLVNNATSKEDCDFLMPAFFNYKDFVVAISSFGNSPKGSKNLKEKIKKYLEGLDV; encoded by the coding sequence ATGGATTACTTGCCAGTAATTTTAAACATAACAGGTAAGAAATGTTTGATTGTAGGTGGAGGAAAGGTTGCAGCAAGAAAAATAAAATATTTTCTTGGAAGAGTTGAAATAACAGTAATTTCAAAGGATTTTTGTAGAGAGATAAAAGAAATGGAAGGTGTAAAGCTTGTGAGGAAAGCATATGAATCTTCAGATTTAGATGGTTTTGACATAGTTATTGCTGCTACAAATGATGAGAAAACAAATAGGCAGATTTTTCTAGATGCAAGAGATAAGAATGTTCTTGTAAATAATGCAACTAGTAAAGAGGATTGTGATTTTTTAATGCCAGCTTTTTTCAACTACAAAGACTTTGTAGTTGCAATTTCAAGCTTTGGTAATTCTCCAAAAGGGTCAAAAAATCTAAAAGAAAAGATAAAAAAATATTTGGAGGGGTTGGATGTTTGA
- the hemC gene encoding hydroxymethylbilane synthase, which translates to MKIKIGTRGSRLALIQTNMIVERLKSKLSNISFEVIPIKTKGDIVKKPVEKIGGKGVFVSDIEKLLLSGEIDIAIHSMKDMPSKIPDGLYLTSVLKREDARDVFVGKNDFFLLESGAKIGTSSKRRMLQLSMLRPDIEIVPIRGNVDTRLKKIGELDGIVLAAAGLKRLGLEKKITNYFSIEQVVPAPCQGILALEFTSKFLPLFEEVKDEIVDPDTEYVSKIERKVLSVSGFDCNTPFGFYCEKNEDQLIFHIFKNEKIERLVVDKNMAYEVLGEIRWE; encoded by the coding sequence ATGAAAATAAAGATTGGAACACGTGGAAGTAGACTAGCTTTAATACAAACTAATATGATTGTTGAAAGGTTAAAAAGTAAGTTATCGAATATTTCATTTGAAGTTATACCAATCAAAACAAAGGGCGATATTGTAAAAAAGCCAGTTGAGAAAATAGGGGGAAAAGGAGTTTTTGTAAGTGATATTGAAAAGCTCCTTTTAAGTGGTGAAATTGATATTGCAATTCACAGTATGAAGGATATGCCAAGCAAGATTCCAGATGGACTGTATCTAACTTCAGTATTAAAAAGAGAAGATGCAAGGGATGTATTTGTTGGAAAAAATGATTTCTTTTTGCTAGAAAGTGGCGCAAAAATAGGAACTTCAAGTAAAAGACGTATGCTTCAATTAAGTATGTTAAGACCAGACATTGAAATAGTACCCATTCGTGGGAACGTTGATACAAGGCTAAAAAAAATTGGTGAACTTGATGGAATTGTCCTTGCTGCAGCAGGATTAAAAAGACTTGGTCTTGAGAAAAAAATTACTAATTATTTTTCAATAGAGCAAGTTGTTCCAGCACCATGCCAGGGAATTTTAGCACTTGAATTTACATCTAAGTTTTTACCTTTATTTGAAGAGGTAAAAGATGAAATTGTAGATCCTGATACAGAGTATGTTTCAAAAATAGAAAGAAAAGTTCTTTCTGTATCAGGTTTTGATTGTAACACCCCGTTTGGTTTTTACTGTGAAAAAAATGAGGATCAATTGATTTTTCACATATTTAAAAATGAAAAAATAGAAAGACTAGTAGTTGATAAAAATATGGCATATGAAGTATTAGGGGAGATAAGATGGGAGTAG
- the hemL gene encoding glutamate-1-semialdehyde 2,1-aminomutase, whose product MFEMAKKYMSGGVNSPVRAFKSVEMEPIFVKSARKSKLIDINNKEYIDYIQSWGALILGHAHEEVVEEIKKQAELGTSYGLCHELEVEMARLIVKHIPSVEMVRMVNSGTEAVMSAIRLARAYTNRELIVKFEGCYHGHSDGLLVKAGSGALTFGMPSSKGVTEKIVSNTLVARYNDIESVKELFDKYGENIACVIVEPVAGNMGVVLPKQGFLEGLREITKEYGSLLIFDEVITGFRVSINGAQGYYNVLPDITTLGKIIGGGLPVGAYGGRREIMELVSPQGPVYQAGTLSGNPLTLAAGIKTIKIIEKDPDFYSKLDELGKYFEEGIVSALGDFDVKVNRIKSMLSFFFSKQEVDSYEKVMNSDVEIYKKLFKYLYENGILLSPSPFESLFISASHTKEDIEKTVHYFEKFSKKLKEGKV is encoded by the coding sequence ATGTTTGAGATGGCAAAAAAATATATGTCAGGTGGTGTAAACAGTCCAGTAAGGGCGTTTAAATCTGTGGAAATGGAACCAATTTTTGTTAAGAGTGCAAGAAAAAGTAAATTAATAGACATAAATAACAAAGAGTACATCGATTATATACAATCCTGGGGTGCGCTTATTTTAGGACATGCCCACGAGGAAGTTGTTGAAGAAATAAAAAAACAAGCAGAGCTTGGAACCAGTTATGGTTTATGTCATGAACTTGAAGTAGAAATGGCAAGATTAATTGTAAAGCATATTCCATCGGTTGAAATGGTGCGAATGGTGAATTCTGGAACAGAAGCAGTTATGAGTGCTATAAGGCTTGCAAGGGCGTATACGAATCGAGAACTCATAGTAAAGTTTGAGGGATGCTATCACGGACATTCAGATGGACTTTTAGTAAAAGCAGGATCTGGCGCATTGACGTTTGGAATGCCGAGCTCAAAAGGTGTTACTGAGAAGATAGTTTCAAATACGTTAGTTGCAAGGTACAATGATATAGAAAGTGTAAAAGAGTTATTTGATAAATACGGAGAAAATATAGCATGCGTTATTGTTGAACCTGTTGCAGGGAATATGGGAGTTGTACTTCCAAAGCAAGGATTTTTAGAAGGCCTTAGAGAGATAACAAAAGAGTATGGTTCACTCTTAATATTTGACGAGGTTATAACTGGCTTTAGAGTATCCATTAATGGGGCACAGGGTTATTATAACGTTCTTCCAGATATTACAACGCTTGGAAAGATTATAGGCGGAGGACTTCCAGTTGGAGCATACGGTGGAAGAAGAGAAATAATGGAGTTAGTATCTCCACAAGGACCAGTTTATCAAGCAGGTACGTTATCTGGAAATCCTCTAACACTTGCCGCTGGAATTAAGACAATTAAAATAATTGAAAAAGATCCAGATTTTTATTCTAAATTAGACGAATTAGGAAAGTATTTTGAAGAAGGGATTGTCAGTGCATTAGGTGATTTTGATGTTAAGGTTAATAGAATAAAAAGTATGCTTTCTTTCTTTTTTAGTAAACAAGAGGTTGATTCGTATGAAAAAGTAATGAATTCTGATGTTGAAATTTACAAAAAGCTTTTCAAGTATTTGTACGAAAACGGTATTTTATTATCACCATCACCTTTTGAAAGTTTATTTATTTCAGCTTCTCATACAAAGGAAGATATAGAAAAAACGGTACATTACTTTGAAAAATTTTCAAAAAAACTTAAGGAGGGAAAGGTATGA
- a CDS encoding diphthine--ammonia ligase, with the protein MKVFCSFSGGKDSMLALYYGLEKYKKVDYLFTMLSEDCIHSRAHGLPKNLLEKQAQSIGIRLITKCSSWKEYEDNFLGFLEEYVKGGVGIFGDIDLQEHLDWVENVCSKKDVEVFEPLWLKKRKDVVSEFLSLGFKAKIVAVKKDLGIEKYLGKDLTFDLADEFEKIGVDACGENGEFHTFVYDGPIFKHPVDFRVKGTVQKERNIVLELE; encoded by the coding sequence ATGAAGGTATTTTGTTCATTTAGTGGTGGAAAAGATTCAATGCTTGCACTCTACTATGGTCTAGAAAAATACAAAAAAGTGGATTATCTTTTTACAATGCTCTCAGAAGATTGTATTCATTCAAGAGCTCATGGACTTCCAAAAAATTTATTGGAAAAACAAGCGCAAAGTATTGGTATTAGATTAATTACAAAATGTAGCAGTTGGAAAGAATATGAAGATAACTTTTTGGGCTTTCTTGAAGAGTATGTAAAAGGCGGAGTTGGTATATTTGGAGATATTGATCTCCAAGAACATCTTGATTGGGTGGAAAATGTATGTTCAAAAAAAGATGTAGAAGTTTTTGAACCACTATGGTTAAAGAAAAGAAAAGATGTGGTAAGTGAATTTCTTTCTCTTGGTTTTAAGGCTAAGATTGTTGCGGTAAAAAAAGATTTAGGTATTGAAAAGTACCTTGGAAAAGATTTAACCTTTGATCTTGCAGATGAATTTGAAAAAATCGGGGTAGATGCGTGTGGAGAAAATGGAGAATTTCATACCTTTGTATACGATGGTCCTATATTTAAGCATCCAGTTGATTTTAGAGTAAAAGGGACAGTTCAAAAAGAAAGAAATATTGTATTAGAACTTGAATAG
- the cobA gene encoding uroporphyrinogen-III C-methyltransferase: MGVVYLVGAGPGDLKLITLKGLEVLKEADCVVYDQLINPNLLNFAKNDAKLIYVGKVAGNHSKTQEQINKILENEARKANIVVRLKGGDPFVFGRGGEEFDYLTQRGIKVEIIPGITSAIAVPAYAGIPVTQRGISSHFHVYTGHSKDTKIYVDSGTIVFLMVSKNIDFVKEKLLEKFLPDTPCAVINNGTTNLQKTYLTSIKNLDERLFESPSLLVVGNVVKKRKNWFEDGKLFGKKILITTQYSKDFEILEKSGAQLYFVPTFYIKENVEKLEYLAKNLDKYETLMFTSKNGVRLFLKWLKKFRIDLRSLKAEIAVIGKKTAKEFEKVGVFADIIPEKELSEKLFEMIDKRKKAAYITSNLGKDINEENIEKIEIYQTIENYRMKKVLNEILKKEMDYVVFTSPSSFLFFLKMAKLNKEKICAIGPVTKKCIEDHGYKVEIMPQKYTYEELCKEILKKGDRA, encoded by the coding sequence ATGGGAGTAGTTTACCTTGTTGGTGCAGGACCTGGAGATTTAAAGTTAATAACTTTAAAGGGATTAGAAGTTTTAAAAGAGGCTGATTGCGTAGTTTATGATCAACTGATAAATCCTAATCTTTTAAATTTTGCAAAAAATGATGCAAAGCTTATATATGTTGGTAAAGTTGCAGGAAATCATTCCAAAACTCAGGAGCAGATAAACAAAATTTTAGAAAACGAGGCAAGAAAGGCAAATATAGTTGTTAGGTTAAAAGGTGGAGATCCATTTGTATTTGGAAGAGGCGGGGAAGAATTTGACTATTTAACGCAAAGAGGAATTAAAGTAGAAATAATTCCAGGTATAACTTCAGCAATTGCAGTGCCAGCTTATGCAGGAATACCTGTTACACAAAGAGGTATTTCTTCACACTTTCATGTTTATACAGGACATAGTAAAGATACAAAAATTTACGTAGATAGTGGTACTATAGTATTTTTAATGGTTTCAAAAAACATAGATTTTGTAAAAGAAAAGCTTCTTGAAAAGTTTTTACCAGACACACCTTGTGCGGTTATAAACAATGGAACGACAAATCTACAAAAAACTTATTTGACATCGATTAAGAATCTTGACGAAAGGTTATTTGAGTCACCTTCGCTTCTGGTTGTTGGTAATGTTGTAAAAAAGAGAAAAAATTGGTTTGAAGATGGGAAATTATTTGGAAAGAAAATATTAATTACAACTCAGTATAGCAAGGATTTTGAAATTTTAGAAAAAAGTGGTGCACAACTTTATTTTGTTCCAACCTTTTATATTAAAGAAAATGTGGAAAAACTTGAATACCTTGCAAAAAATTTGGATAAATATGAGACATTGATGTTTACAAGTAAAAACGGTGTGCGGTTGTTTTTAAAATGGCTAAAGAAATTCAGAATTGACTTAAGAAGTTTAAAAGCAGAGATAGCGGTAATTGGTAAAAAGACTGCAAAAGAATTTGAAAAAGTTGGTGTATTTGCTGACATTATCCCTGAAAAAGAACTTTCTGAAAAATTATTTGAAATGATTGATAAAAGAAAAAAGGCAGCATATATAACATCGAATTTGGGGAAGGATATAAATGAGGAGAACATAGAAAAGATTGAAATTTATCAAACAATTGAGAACTATAGAATGAAGAAGGTTTTAAATGAAATATTAAAAAAAGAAATGGATTATGTTGTTTTTACAAGTCCATCATCATTTTTATTCTTTCTTAAAATGGCAAAACTTAATAAAGAAAAGATATGTGCAATAGGGCCTGTCACTAAAAAATGTATAGAAGATCATGGATACAAAGTTGAGATAATGCCACAAAAATACACTTATGAAGAACTTTGCAAGGAAATATTGAAAAAGGGGGATAGAGCTTGA
- a CDS encoding energy-coupling factor ABC transporter permease, giving the protein MRFLMVLLLIFVVPSFGFSMHIMEGFLPPAHATFWYILSIPFFVYGLFAIRRILKENPKQKMLLAFVAAFAFVLSAMKIPSVTGSCSHPTGVGLGAIIFGPTTMTVLGAIVLLFQALLLAHGGITTLGANVFSMAIVGPLVSYFVYKLFMKTGKRTLAVFLAAFLGDLFTYVTTSFQLALAFPDKSYGMWYSFAKFLGIFAVTQIPLAIIEGFLTVVVLDMILKYNEELALGGEK; this is encoded by the coding sequence ATGAGGTTTTTGATGGTTTTATTACTTATTTTTGTAGTTCCATCGTTTGGATTTAGCATGCACATTATGGAAGGTTTTTTGCCACCAGCCCATGCCACTTTCTGGTACATACTTTCTATACCATTTTTTGTATACGGTCTTTTTGCTATTAGAAGGATATTAAAAGAAAATCCTAAGCAAAAGATGTTACTTGCTTTTGTTGCTGCTTTTGCGTTCGTGCTTTCTGCAATGAAAATACCGTCTGTTACAGGAAGTTGTTCACATCCAACTGGTGTAGGGCTTGGTGCGATAATATTTGGCCCCACTACTATGACCGTACTTGGTGCTATTGTTCTACTCTTCCAGGCTCTTCTTCTAGCTCACGGTGGTATAACAACTCTTGGAGCAAATGTATTTTCAATGGCAATTGTTGGTCCACTTGTAAGTTATTTTGTGTATAAATTGTTTATGAAAACAGGTAAAAGGACACTTGCAGTATTTTTAGCGGCGTTTTTGGGAGATTTGTTTACCTATGTAACAACTTCTTTCCAACTTGCATTAGCATTTCCAGATAAATCATATGGTATGTGGTATTCATTTGCAAAATTTCTTGGAATTTTTGCTGTAACCCAGATTCCACTTGCAATAATTGAAGGATTTTTGACTGTTGTAGTTTTAGATATGATCCTAAAATACAACGAGGAGCTTGCTCTTGGAGGTGAAAAATAA
- a CDS encoding RNase H family protein, translated as MFICKKWYTLVGRIDSIRIINNPRIKDISIEYFGKDTSGFECFYSIIPSEFEIISIKRHKFQHICYLKKNNQILKLQVFFNKKREATTIKILSATSKEVANEFVENIFCIKVYIDGSYSSETKKIGFSIIILSQKIEKFYKSIENEKLAKHRNVSGEILAVLYALEIAKQKGFKCITLYYDYEGLEKWITGEWRTKTPLTKVYKEKFYNYAKDIKIKFKKVKSHTGVKYNELADELAKHAAETNKSNIDFEVVI; from the coding sequence TTGTTTATTTGCAAAAAATGGTATACTTTAGTAGGGAGGATTGATAGCATTAGAATAATTAACAATCCAAGAATAAAAGATATAAGTATAGAATATTTTGGAAAAGATACTTCTGGCTTTGAATGTTTTTATTCCATAATACCAAGTGAATTTGAAATTATTTCAATAAAAAGACATAAATTTCAACATATATGTTATTTAAAAAAGAATAATCAAATCTTGAAACTTCAAGTGTTTTTTAACAAAAAACGTGAAGCTACAACAATAAAAATTTTATCCGCAACTAGCAAAGAAGTTGCAAATGAGTTTGTCGAAAATATCTTTTGTATAAAGGTTTATATAGACGGCAGCTATTCTTCAGAAACCAAAAAAATTGGATTTTCAATAATAATACTTTCACAAAAAATTGAAAAATTCTACAAAAGTATAGAAAATGAGAAACTTGCAAAACACAGAAACGTAAGTGGAGAAATCCTTGCTGTTTTATACGCTCTAGAAATTGCAAAGCAAAAAGGATTTAAATGCATAACCTTATATTACGACTATGAAGGTCTTGAAAAATGGATAACTGGCGAATGGAGGACAAAAACACCTCTTACAAAAGTTTACAAAGAAAAATTTTACAATTATGCAAAAGATATAAAGATAAAATTTAAAAAAGTAAAATCCCACACAGGTGTAAAATACAACGAACTTGCAGATGAACTTGCAAAGCATGCCGCAGAAACAAATAAATCTAATATAGATTTTGAGGTAGTTATATGA
- a CDS encoding energy-coupling factor ABC transporter ATP-binding protein: protein MLKLENVYFSYESKNYILEDISLEFKKGLKIAILGRNGCGKTTLMLLCSGILKPKKGKIFIDDLEIKNPGLLKKHVGIVFQNPDTQLLAAKVYQDISFGLFNIGYEKQVVKKKVDEIISKLGIEHLKYRPTQFLSYGQKRLVSIADILVMEPEYIFLDEPEAYLDYKSFLKVQEIISELPKEGKSVIISTHDSDFAFEWADYIYVIDNKTVALHGTPDYVFSQVEILQEIGLKIPYAKRLEV, encoded by the coding sequence ATGTTAAAGCTTGAAAATGTGTATTTTTCATATGAGTCAAAGAATTACATTCTTGAAGATATAAGCTTAGAGTTTAAAAAGGGGTTAAAAATAGCAATACTTGGCAGGAATGGTTGTGGTAAAACAACTTTGATGCTTTTATGTTCAGGCATTTTAAAGCCAAAAAAAGGAAAAATATTTATTGATGATTTAGAAATTAAAAATCCTGGACTTTTAAAAAAACATGTAGGTATTGTTTTTCAAAATCCAGATACACAGTTATTAGCTGCAAAGGTTTATCAGGATATTTCTTTTGGTCTTTTTAACATAGGATATGAAAAACAAGTAGTGAAAAAAAAGGTTGATGAGATAATTTCAAAACTTGGTATAGAACATTTAAAGTACAGGCCAACACAATTTTTAAGTTATGGTCAAAAAAGACTAGTTAGTATTGCAGACATTCTTGTAATGGAGCCAGAATATATCTTTCTAGATGAGCCAGAAGCTTACCTTGATTACAAATCATTTTTGAAGGTCCAAGAAATTATTTCAGAGCTTCCAAAGGAAGGAAAAAGCGTTATTATTTCTACTCACGATAGTGATTTTGCCTTTGAGTGGGCAGATTATATCTATGTCATTGACAACAAAACAGTTGCTTTACATGGAACACCGGATTATGTATTTTCACAGGTAGAGATTTTGCAAGAAATCGGATTAAAAATTCCGTATGCAAAAAGATTGGAGGTATAG
- the hemA gene encoding glutamyl-tRNA reductase: MLNDLKMIGIGRNAPLYTLEKFDFDEKEIIELLKSKVDEVAVLKTCHRREIYFIGDLKKLPFDLDENVEGYLIQRTGLDVVRHIFKVSSGLDSMVLGEHQILSQVKNTYKNYCEGKLLKRIFNEAISVGKEVRERTGVSRIPLSISYIAVKLIEELRGKVSEKDIFVIGTGQMGQKVVKYLVDRNANVYISNRTKSKALEIKNRYPGVHLVDFSKKYEFISKSDVVISATNAPHYVVEKEKVNSRKKILLIDLSMPRNIDPELSKLHDLYTLDDLQKISEKYRLLRKEKIDMMQKILEQRIERFLNWYYSRNLKEKIEDVIKVRDIVVEEEFLRLVNKLGNKENIEKIKESLRRCANRMASYHIQYLKGERL; this comes from the coding sequence ATGTTGAATGATCTAAAAATGATAGGTATAGGAAGAAATGCTCCTCTTTACACTTTGGAAAAGTTTGATTTTGACGAAAAGGAAATTATTGAGCTTTTAAAAAGTAAAGTAGATGAAGTTGCCGTGCTTAAAACGTGCCATAGAAGGGAAATATATTTTATTGGAGATTTAAAAAAACTACCTTTTGATTTAGATGAAAATGTAGAAGGATATTTGATACAAAGAACGGGGCTTGATGTTGTAAGACATATATTTAAAGTTTCATCAGGGCTTGATTCTATGGTTCTTGGAGAACATCAAATTCTTTCACAAGTAAAGAATACGTACAAAAATTATTGTGAAGGAAAATTGTTGAAACGAATATTTAATGAAGCAATTTCGGTAGGAAAAGAGGTTAGAGAAAGAACAGGAGTTTCAAGAATTCCACTTTCAATAAGTTATATTGCTGTAAAGTTGATTGAGGAACTTAGGGGAAAAGTTTCAGAAAAAGATATTTTTGTGATAGGCACAGGCCAAATGGGGCAAAAGGTTGTTAAGTATCTTGTTGATAGAAATGCAAATGTGTATATATCTAACAGAACAAAGTCAAAGGCTTTAGAAATTAAAAACAGATATCCGGGAGTACATTTGGTTGATTTTTCAAAAAAGTATGAATTTATTTCAAAGAGTGATGTTGTAATTAGTGCTACTAATGCACCACACTATGTTGTTGAAAAGGAAAAAGTAAATTCAAGGAAAAAGATATTGCTTATTGATCTTTCAATGCCAAGAAATATAGATCCTGAACTTTCAAAGTTACATGATCTATACACCCTTGATGATCTACAAAAGATTTCTGAAAAGTATAGGTTATTAAGAAAAGAAAAGATAGACATGATGCAAAAAATTTTGGAGCAAAGAATCGAAAGATTTTTAAATTGGTATTATTCACGAAATTTAAAAGAAAAGATAGAAGATGTAATAAAGGTGAGAGACATTGTCGTGGAAGAAGAATTTTTAAGACTTGTTAACAAACTAGGAAATAAAGAAAATATTGAAAAGATAAAAGAAAGTCTTAGAAGATGTGCAAATAGAATGGCAAGTTATCATATCCAATACTTAAAGGGTGAAAGATTATGA
- a CDS encoding CbiQ family ECF transporter T component, which translates to MIAEKISYDNRFSNIHPLPKIIFSFSMLFLTFWFSNFVNVLVIVSIFFLLFFAKVKMTDFLKFFLVVVLFIFLSSLTLFFDFSALTVQRGLKVFVRSVAGTSCILFLIFTTPVVDIISFIHFRMLKDLIFLIYRAIYILIKVVEQMITAQAARFGYTNFRNTINSMKYLMYGAFSRSIKYSEESYMGLSSRNYNGTIEILKEYSLNLYILIPFVVEIILIALEVFYVKA; encoded by the coding sequence ATGATAGCGGAAAAAATATCGTACGATAATAGGTTTTCAAATATTCATCCGTTACCTAAAATTATATTTTCTTTTTCCATGCTTTTTCTGACATTTTGGTTTAGCAATTTTGTAAATGTTTTGGTTATTGTATCAATATTTTTCTTACTTTTTTTTGCGAAAGTTAAAATGACAGACTTTTTGAAGTTTTTCCTTGTAGTTGTTTTGTTTATTTTTCTTTCAAGTTTAACTCTTTTTTTTGATTTTTCAGCACTTACAGTTCAAAGAGGTCTAAAAGTTTTTGTTAGAAGTGTTGCAGGAACATCATGTATACTTTTTCTAATATTTACAACTCCAGTTGTTGATATTATTTCTTTTATTCATTTTAGAATGTTAAAAGATCTAATATTTCTCATATACCGTGCAATTTATATACTCATCAAAGTTGTTGAGCAGATGATTACTGCACAAGCAGCAAGGTTTGGTTATACAAATTTTAGAAATACAATTAACAGTATGAAATACCTTATGTACGGAGCTTTTTCCAGGTCTATTAAATATTCTGAGGAAAGCTATATGGGACTTTCAAGTAGGAATTATAACGGTACTATAGAGATTCTAAAGGAATATAGCTTAAATCTGTATATCTTAATTCCTTTTGTGGTTGAAATCATTCTTATTGCTCTGGAGGTTTTTTATGTTAAAGCTTGA
- the hemB gene encoding porphobilinogen synthase, whose product MIKRPRRLRKNEIIRSLVREYKVCVDDLVYPLFIKDGYKLKEEIDSMPGVFRYSIDTAIEEIKEARSYGIKSFILFGVPEEKSLECALSGIIPKALRQIKREIEDIVLIADVCMCGYTKEGHCGLVKDGVILNDESLTVLADIALSYAKAGADIVAPSDMMDGRVYEIRKKLDEHKFTDTLIMSYSVKYASSFYGPFRDAAHSAPAFGDRKTYQMDYANKREALKEIELDIEEGADIVMVKPALSYLDIIHLAKEKFNLPVAAYNVSGEYSMVKAASKMGWINEKDIVMEILTSMKRAGADIIITYHAKDVAKWITCQ is encoded by the coding sequence TTGATAAAGAGGCCGAGAAGATTGAGAAAAAATGAGATTATACGTAGTCTTGTAAGAGAGTATAAGGTTTGTGTGGATGATCTAGTTTATCCTCTATTCATTAAAGATGGTTACAAGTTAAAAGAGGAAATAGATTCGATGCCAGGTGTTTTTAGATATTCTATTGATACAGCAATTGAAGAGATAAAAGAAGCAAGATCATATGGTATAAAAAGTTTTATACTCTTTGGAGTGCCTGAGGAAAAGAGTTTAGAGTGTGCACTTTCTGGGATAATTCCAAAAGCACTTAGGCAAATAAAAAGAGAAATTGAAGATATTGTATTGATTGCAGATGTTTGCATGTGTGGGTATACAAAAGAAGGTCATTGCGGACTTGTAAAAGACGGCGTTATTTTAAACGATGAAAGTTTGACTGTACTAGCTGATATTGCACTGAGTTATGCAAAAGCAGGAGCTGATATTGTAGCACCGTCTGATATGATGGATGGAAGGGTTTACGAAATTAGAAAAAAGCTCGATGAACATAAGTTTACCGATACCCTCATAATGTCCTACAGTGTAAAGTACGCATCTTCTTTTTATGGTCCATTTAGGGATGCGGCTCACTCTGCACCGGCTTTTGGAGATAGAAAAACCTACCAGATGGATTATGCAAATAAAAGAGAAGCTTTAAAGGAAATAGAGCTTGATATTGAAGAAGGTGCAGATATAGTAATGGTAAAACCTGCGCTTTCTTATCTAGATATAATACACCTTGCAAAAGAAAAGTTTAATCTTCCAGTTGCAGCATACAATGTGAGTGGAGAATATTCGATGGTAAAGGCTGCATCAAAGATGGGCTGGATAAATGAAAAAGATATAGTGATGGAGATTTTAACTAGTATGAAGAGGGCGGGAGCGGATATAATCATAACTTATCATGCAAAGGATGTTGCAAAATGGATTACTTGCCAGTAA
- a CDS encoding energy-coupling factor ABC transporter substrate-binding protein codes for MEKKHIYMLVASLVIVIISLVINSGAEFAGADGMAEETISQIDSNYSPWFSPLWEPPSGEIESLLFSLQAALGALIIGYYFGFLKGKRQVKNDSGKNIVR; via the coding sequence ATGGAAAAAAAGCACATATACATGTTAGTGGCAAGTTTAGTTATAGTAATTATTTCTTTGGTTATTAACAGTGGTGCTGAATTTGCTGGAGCAGATGGCATGGCAGAAGAGACAATATCTCAAATTGATTCAAATTATTCACCATGGTTTTCACCGCTTTGGGAACCACCAAGTGGAGAGATAGAGAGTCTTTTATTTTCATTGCAGGCTGCCCTTGGAGCTTTGATCATAGGATACTATTTTGGATTTTTGAAAGGAAAAAGGCAGGTAAAAAATGATAGCGGAAAAAATATCGTACGATAA